GATGCTACTTCCTTGCAACTGCTTCTCTGAAATTCTTCGTAAGAGAGGCGGCGCGGTTCGTCAAGACTTCATACCGACCTTCCTGAATTGCTTTCTTGTCCATTAAATCGCTCCCGATACCAACAGCCACAGCGCCTGCCGCAACCCATTCTCCAACATTTTCTATGCTTACGCCCCCCGTAGGCATGAGTTTGATGTGGGGAAAAGGACCCGCGATATCCTTGAAGAACTTCGGACCGAGGCTTGTCGCAGGAAAGACTTTTATGATATCGGCACCTGCGTTCCAACCTGCAAGAATCTCGGTCGGCGAATAGCAGCCGGGCATACAGGCAATGTCGGCAGATTTGCATGCCCGTATTACCTCCAGATTGAGAATGGGACCCACGACGAATTTTGCACCGGCATCGATGACGGCTTTTGCCGTCCCGTCATCAGTGACCGTTCCGGCTCCGACAACTATGTCCGGAGGCATTTCACGAGTGAGTCTGTCGATGAGTTCAACGGCACCGGGAACCGT
This region of Bacteroidota bacterium genomic DNA includes:
- the eda gene encoding bifunctional 4-hydroxy-2-oxoglutarate aldolase/2-dehydro-3-deoxy-phosphogluconate aldolase, with amino-acid sequence MTRSETVSYICSTGVVAVIRMTDAQRLTKVVEAIAAGGVKCIEITMTVPGAVELIDRLTREMPPDIVVGAGTVTDDGTAKAVIDAGAKFVVGPILNLEVIRACKSADIACMPGCYSPTEILAGWNAGADIIKVFPATSLGPKFFKDIAGPFPHIKLMPTGGVSIENVGEWVAAGAVAVGIGSDLMDKKAIQEGRYEVLTNRAASLTKNFREAVARK